CGACGAGGCCCTGAAGGCCGTCGCCGGGCGTCTGCAGGCCAATGTGCGCGAGAGTGACGTGGTGGGCCGGATCGGCGGCGACGAATTCGCCGTGCTGCTGGTCCAGGCCGACCAGCAGACGGCCACCGCCAAGGCCGAGACCCTGGCCGCCGCCGTGCGCGAAATGCCGGTGCAGGTGGGCGAATGGTCCGTGCCGCTGCGCATCTCCTGGGGCGTGCGCGAGATCGAGGCGGGCGCGGATCCCGAAGTCGCCCTGGCCGAGGCCGACGCGGCGATGTTCCTGAAGAAGCGGGTCCGCAAGGAAGCATAGTTCAGCCGAACGACGCTGTTTCATACAGCGAGCGTGGCTATTCTGGTTTCCTACCCGTCAGGAGGCCGTTTCATGTCCAAGTCGCACCGCTACGCCACGACCCTGACCTGGACGGGAAATACCGGCGAGGGCACGGCGACCTATCGATCTTACGAGCGCGCCTATGAGGTCGCGGCCGACGGCAAGCCGGCCCTGTTGGGCTCGTCCGACTCCAGCTTCCGGGGCGATCCGGCCCGCTGGAACCCCGAGGAGCTGCTGCTGGCCTCGATCAGCTCATGCCACCAGCTGTGGTACCTGCATCTGTGCGCGGTGAACGGCGTGGTGGTCACCGCCTATCGCGATGAAGCCATGGCCGTGATGGTCGAGGACGAGACTGGCGGCGGCCGCTTCGAGAGCGCCACGCTTAGGCCGCGCGTGACGATCGCTGCGGGCTCGGATCCGGCCAGGGCCCAGGCTCTGCACCACGAGGCCAACGCCAAGTGCTTCGTGGCCAATTCGCTGAACTTCCCGGTGGAGCATGAGGCAAGCGTGGAGGTCGAACAGTGAGGCGGCTCACCCGCTTGCCCCCACCTGACCGCTGCGCGGTCTGTCCGCCCCCATAGGTGGCGGAGGACGCAACCAAACCTAGGCGATGATGTCCGGCATCAGCTGGTCTTCAAGCCGCACGATTTCGTCCTTCAGGGCCAGCTTGCGGCGCTTGAGGCGGGCGATCTGCAGCATGTCGGGCTGGGGGCGTTCTTCCAGGGCGATGACCGCGTCGCCGAGGTCCTGGTGCTCCTCGCGCAGGATCGCCAGGCGTCGCTCGAGAGCGATGTCGCTGTCTTCCGAAGCGTCGTCGTCGTTCATGGACGCTCCTACTCTGGTGGCCCGATTATTCCCGCTGGGGGCGGTGATAGATAGCAAAGCCTGACAGCCGGTAAAGGCCGTTGAGGCGCGCTCAGGAAAGCGCGTCGGAAAGGGCGCGCAGGGTGGTCTCGCGTGGCGGGTCGCCGGCCGCCTGGACAGCCTCCAGCAAGGAGTCCAGCAGGTCCAGCGCCGGACCCGGCTCGCCGCTGAGGGCCTCCAGGCTTTCCATCAGCACCTTCTCGCCGCGCAGTTCGACGTCCTTGACGGCGTTGCGGAAGTCCTCGCGGGCGTCGTCGTCGATCCCCGGCCAGGCCGGCTTGATCGCCCGGCGAACGGCCCGCAGGGGCGAGCCGACCTCGGCTTCCCAGCGTTGGACCAGTCGGGCGGCTTCACCGGCGTCGGCGGGGCGGCCCTCGTGGGCGCGCCAGGCGGCCCACAGCAGATAGGGCACGTTCTGGCCGTGCCCGTCCTGCAGCGACAGGCAGGCCTCTGCGACAGACGGTCGCGCATAGACCTCCAGGGCCCACTGCCAAAGCCGCATCTTGGTTAACCCCCAGGCCTCTTTCAGGCCTCTCCGGTGATCGTCGCGATGTCTTCACCCCAGCGCTTGACCGGCCGCCAGGACAGGCCGAACAGATCGAGCGCGCGGCCCACCGACTGGTCGACCATCTCGGCGATCGATCGCGGCTTGGCATAGAACGCGGGAAGCGGCGGAGCGATCACCGCGCCCATCTCGGCCAGCTTGGTCAAGGTGCGCAGGTGGCCCAGGTGCAGCGGCGTCTCGCGCACCATCAGCACCAGCGGCCGGCGCTCCTTCAGCGTAACGTCGGCGGCCCGGCTCAGCAGCGAAGACGTTACGCCTGTGGCGATCTCGCTCATGGTGCGCACCGAGCAGGGGGCGATGATCATGCCCAATGTGCGATATGAGCCGGACGCGATCGCCGCCCCAATGTCGCCCACGCGATGGACAACATCCGCCTTTTCATTGACCTCTCCGACGGAAAATCCGGTCTCCTGCGACAGGGTCAGGACCGTCGATTTCGACAGGACGAGATGGCTCTCGACCCCCAGTTCGCGACAGGCGTCCAGGGCCCGCAGGCCGTACACAACCCCTGACGCGCCAGAGATTCCGACGACGAGGCGGGGCTTTTCGGGCGGGCTCAGCGGGTCCGACATGGTAAATTTTCGTCCGTCTTGGGAGCAAGCTGCGCCAGGTCAAGCGCCGCCGATTGCAATCATATGTGATCTGACAGCTTCGAACAGCGGGTGTTGACTTGCCTCTCCACCAGCAAGGAGCCGACAGCCATGGCCATCGAATCCCGTATCCGCGAGCTTGGGTCCCGTCACGAGAACCTCGACCGCACGATCCAGGAGGAGACCCGTCGTCCCGTCAGTGACACCTCCCTACTTCGGGAGTTGAAGCGGCAGAAGCTCAGGCTCAAGGAGGAGATCGAAGGCCTTAGGGCGCGACTTCACTAGCCCCCTCTAGCCATCGCCGCGTCGGAATGGCGGTGGCCCCCAGAGGAGGCCGAAAACAGAAAGGCCCGCGTCGTGCGAACGGCGCGGGCCTTTTGCTTGGTGGCCCATGACTGACCACGGGAGGCGTTAGTCCTCGTCGTCTTCTTCGTCGTCGGCCACGTAGGTCGACTTGCCGAACACGTCCTCGGCCTTGGGCTCGATGCGGCCCTTGCGGATCGCGGCCTCTTCGTCCTCGTGGTCGTCCGGCAGGGCGCTGGTTTCCGAGGCGGGACGCAGGGTCGGGTCTTCCGGCAGAATACCCTTCTTCAGGTCGTCCTTGGCCTTCTTCTCGGCGGCCTTCTTGACCAGGGCGTCCAGCTCCAGCTGGCCGACCAGGCCCAGGGTCACCGGGTCGACCGGCTTGATGTTGGCCGAGTTCCAGTGCTGGCGATTGCGCACCTGCTCGATGGTCGACTTGGTGGTGCCCAGCAGCTTGGAGATCTGCGCGTCGGTCACTTCCGGGTGGTGGCGGATGAACCAGGCGATGGCGTCCGGACGGTCCTGGCGGCGCGACACCGGGGTGTAGCGCGGAGCCTTCTTCTGCGGCTTCAGCAGTTCGGCGTGGCGGCTGACCTGGGCCTTCATGCGGTAGGCGTCGTTGGCCTGGGCCTTGTCCAGCTCTTCGCGGGTCAGCTGGCCGTTGCCCATCGGATCGGCGCCGCGGATGTCGCGCGCCACTTCGCCGTCGGCGATGCCGCTGACTTCCAGCGGGTGCAGGCCGCAGAAGTCGGCGATCTGTTCAAAGGTGAGCGACGTGTTTTCCACGAGCCAGACGGCGGTCGCCTTGGGCATCAGGATGTCGGCCATGAGGGGCTCCAGAAATGACGGCGCCCGACCTTGCGGCCGGGCGGGATATTCAGCCTGGACCTATAATCCGGTTCCGCGAGAAAGGGAACGGGGATCAACCATTCCAACTCAGACAGCTCCATTCGGTGATCTACATCTCCGCCTGCTTCAAATTCGTGAGAAGTGGGTGAGTGTCCAATACCCGTGCGTCGAGCGAAGCCCTTTCACCCGGTCGTACTTTCGCCAAAAGCTCCTCTGCAAGCTTAATGACAAGCTCCGCATGGTTCTCGATAAGAGATGCCGCCTTTATTAGAAGGTCATCCCAAAGTTTGCCTGGCCCCAAGGCCGTCTCAATGGAATCTACGGTGAAAGCTTCCGCGAACTTGAGGCCGTATAAGAGTGAGGAAAGCTCGGCCGCCTTTTCGCCGTCTGAGCAGGCCGTCGTTTTCAAAAGGCGCTTAGCCTTTTCGATTTCTACCTTACTCGATTGATTTAGTGTCTCTGCACACGCACCGGATAGAAGTACCACAATGCGGCGGTGAATGTGCCTCTCAACGGACTGCAGCGACGTGTGTGGCTCGGTCGGCACGATTAAAGCTGAACCTAAATACGATCGCTCATTATCGCCGATCTCGACACGCACTATCCCGGTCTTAAAACCAAGTGCTCTGGCGGCAACATAGTGGCCAAATTCATGCCGACAGATTGATCGGGCCAGCTTCACGAAATCCGCGCTTCTCTCCCCCGTCCTATCTTCCATTCCACTACCCCGTTTCTCATCGACCCTCACGCCAGCAGCACCACCTTGCCCACGTGCTCGCCCGCCTCCAGGTGCGCGTGGGCGGCGGCGGCGTCTTCCAGGGGGAAGCTCGCATCGATCAAGGGCTTCAGCTTGCCCGCCGCGATCCACGGCCAGACGATCCGCTCGACCTCGCCGGCCAGGCGGGCCTTCTCGTCGGCGGGGCGGGGACGCAGGGTCGAGCCGGTGATCACCGCGCGCTTCTGCATGATCTTCATCACCGGCGCCTCCAGCACCGGCCCGGCCAGGGCGGCGATGTAGACGATGCGGCCGCCGGTGTTCAGGGCGTCCAGGTTCTTGTCGAAATAGCTGGCCCCGACCATGTCGAGCACCACATCGACCCCGCCGGCCGCCTTGGCGATCTGCGCGAAGTCCTCGGTCTTGGCGTCGACGGCGATGTCGGCGCCCAGGGCCAGGGCCTGGGCCTTCTTGTCGGCGCCGCGGCCGGTGGTGATCACCCGCGCGCCGTGCGCCTTGGCCATGGCGATCGCCGTTGTCCCGATACCGGACGTTGCGCCATGGATCAGCAGGGTCTCGCCAGGCTTGAGCGCGCCATGTTCGAACACATTGGCGAATACCGTGAACACGGTTTCGGGCAGGGCGGCGGCGTGGGCGAAGTCGAAACCGTCGGGAATGGGCAGGGCGTGGCGGGCGTCGACCACGGCGTATTGCGCATAGCCGCCGCCGCCCAGCAGGGCGCAGACCTTGTCGCCGGCCTTCCAGCGTCCTGATCCAGCCACGACTTCGCCAGCGACCTCCAGGCCCAGCGTGGTCGGGGCGCCGGGCGGCGGCGGATAGAAGCCCAGGCGCTGCAGCAGGTCCGGGCGGTTCACGCCGGCGGCCCGCACGCGGATCAGGATCTGGCCGGGGCCCGGCCGCGGGCGCGCCACGGTCTCGGGACGGAGCGCGTCGGCCGCCCCCTTGCCGCCTTCGATGGCGATGGCGGTCATGGTCTCGGACATGGCGGATCATCCCGTGAGGCTTGCGTCGCGCCCTTGGTAGGCGTCAGATGCCGGATCGAAAAGGGGTCGAGCAAGGGAGACCGATCCGATGATGGAAGAACCGGTCGAGCCGCGCGCTTTCCGCGGCGACGCGTTGAACGCCACCACGCATGAGGACCTGGACACCTACGGCGTGGCCGAACTGGAAGAACGTATCGAGGCGCTGGAAGCGGAGATCACCCGCACCCGCGCCCAGCTCAGCAAGAAAAAGGCGGGACGCGACGCGGCCAATGCGCTGTTTGGTCGCCTGGACTAACGATCGGTTTACGCTACAGGCGGACTCTCGGCTCCGCCTGACTCGGATACCGGCCTCGCGCCGGACTTTGGGGGAGGGGTGGTCGCGAAACGGGACGATCACGTCTGGCACGGGGGTTGCAGTCCCCCTGTCTGGCGAGACCGTCTCGCGGCCTTTCGAAGGGGCAATGAGTAGCTATGACCGAGTTGAACGTGGCCGCGGCGCCCTGGCGCGCTGGCGTCATCCAGGATTTCGCTCGCTCCGAGCTGTTTGATCGCACGTTCGAGGAAGGCATGACGCTGGTCGAGGAGACCGCCGCTTATCTCGACGGCGCGGGTCGTCACGACAGCAAGATCCTCTCGCGCAACGCCGCCCTGGCCTATGCCAGCGAAAGCATGCGCCTGACGACCCGACTGATGCAGGTGGCCTCGTGGCTGCTGGTCCAGCGCGCGGTCAAGGAAGGCGAGATGGCCGCCGAGGCCGCCTGCGCCGACAACTACCGCCTGGGCCTGGAAGCCGGCGAACCGGCTCCGGTCGAGGACCTGCCCTTCGGCCTGGTCAATCTGCTGCAGCGCTCCGAGCGCCTGTACGAGCGCGTCCGCCACCTGGACAAGCGCATGTATGTCGAAGCCGGGGAGGTCGAAGCCCCCCGCCCGGTGCAAGCCCACTTCGACCGGCTCAGCGCGGCGTTCGGCGCGGCGTAAGCCGCGCCTCTTCCCCCCGCGGGGGAAGACGACCGCGAAGCGGTCCGTAGGGGGCAAGTGTTAGCCGCGCTGTCGCTAACCCTTGTCCGCCTTACCGCTCCCCACTTGCCCCCACCTGGCGGCTGCGCCGCCTGTCCGTCCCCGTAGGGGGCGGATTAAACAGAAAAGGCCGGCCCGCGAACGCGGAGCCGGCCTTTCGTCGCCCTTACGGCGAGAAGCGTGAAACGCTTACTTCTTGGCGGTGAAGCCGGCGAACTTCGCGTTGAAGCGCGAAACGCGGCCGCCACGGTCCAGCATCTGGCTGTTGCCGCCGGTCCAGGCCGGGTGCACGCGCGGATCGATGTCCAGCGCCAGCGTCGCGCCTTCTTTCCCGTAGGTCGAACGGGTCTGATAGTTCGAACCGTCGGTCAGGGTGACGGTGATGAAGTGATAGTCGGGGTGAATGTCTTGTTTCATCGGGCGATCCAACCGACTTGAAGCGGCGTGTAATGTGGGCGGGGGCCGAACCTTGCGGTGGCTCTCGGAGACGCGCGGCTATAAAGAAAGCGCGCGAATTTGGCAAGGGACAGTTGATGAGTGACGTGAACGCGGGCGAGATTTCGGCCGAGGGCAGGCCGAGCGCGGGCGCAGAGTTGGTCCAGACCCTGGCCGAAGCCGCCAACCGCCGGCCGCGCCGCAAGGACATCCGTCCGCTGGCTCATCTGCTGCCTTTCGTGCGCCGCCACGTGGGCGACGCGCTGGCCGCGGGCTTCTTCCTGCTGTTCTCGACGGGCGCCAGCCTGGGCCTCACCGCCGCCTTCAAGGGCGTGGTGGACAAGGGTTTCGCCAAGGGGTCGGGCGACGCGCTCAACGCCGCTTTCATCGGCCTGGCCGGCGTGGCCCTGGTGCTGGCCGTGGCCACCTCGCTGCGGTTCTTCTTCGTCACGCGCCTGGGCGAGCGGGTGGTCGCCGACCTGCGCCGTGCGCTCTATGGCCACACCCTGACCCTGGACCCGGCTTTCTTCCTGAAGACCCGCACCGGCGAGGTGCTGTCGCGGATGACCACCGACATCACCATCATCGAGCAACTGGTGGGGGCCAGCGTCTCGATCGCCCTGCGCAATACGCTGAGCCTGATCGGCGGCCTGGGCTACATGGCCTTCGTCAGTCCCAAGCTGGCGGGCTTCATCGTGCTGCTGGTGCCGGTGATCCTGGCGCCGATCTTCCTGATGGGCCGCAATGTGCGCAAGCTGTCGGTCACCGCCCAGGACAAGTTCGCCGACGCGGTCGGCTATGCCGGCGAGAGCCTGGACGCGCTGGACACCGTCCAGGCTTTCGGGCGCGAGGCGGCCGCCGACACCCGGTTCGGCGGAGCGGTCGAGTCCGCCTACAAGGCCTCGGTCAAGCGGATCCGGGCCCGGGCCAGCATGACGGCCGTGGTGATGATCCTGGCCTTCGGCGGCATCGCCCTGCTGCTGTGGGTGGGCGCGCACCTGGTGCTGTCGGGCGAGATGACCGGCGGCACCCTGGCCCAGTTCGCCATGCTGGCGATCATGGCCGCCGGCTCGGTCGGGTCGCTGGGCGAGGTGTGGGGCGACGTGCAGAAAGCCGCCGGGGCGATGGAGCGGATCTCCGAGTTGCTCAATTCCGACCCGGCCATCGCCGCGCCCGAAAAGCCCCAGACCCTGCCGGTCCCGGCCCGGGGCGCCATCGCCTTCGAGGGCGTGACCTTCGCCTATCCCGGCCGTCCCGACCTGCCGGCCCTGAAGGGCTTCGACCTGGTGGTGAAGCCCGGCGAGACCGTCGCCCTGGTCGGCCCCTCGGGGGCGGGCAAGAGCACCGTCCTGCGGCTGCTGCTGCGCTTCTACGACCCGCAGACGGGCGTGGTGCGGCTGGACGGCGTCGACCTGCGCGCGGCCGATCCGGCTCAGGTGCGCGACCGCATGGCCCTGGTGGCCCAGGACAGCCCGCTGTTTTCCGGCTCGGCTCTCGACAACATCCGCTTTGGCCGCGAGGACGCCAGCGAGGCGCTGGCCCGCGCCGCCGCCGACGCGGCCCAGGCCACCACCTTCATCAACGCCCTGCCGCAGGGCTTTGACACCCCGGTGGGCGAGCGGGCCAAGACCCTGTCGGGCGGCCAGCGCCAGCGCCTGGCCATCGCCCGCGCCCTGGTCCGCGACGCCCCGATCCTGCTGCTGGACGAGGCCACCAGCGCCCTGGACGCCGAGAACGAACGCCTGGTCCAGAAGGCCCTGCATGACGCCATGAGCGAGCGCACGACCCTGGTCATCGCCCACCGCCTGGCCACCGTGCTCAAGGCCGACCGCATCGTGGTCATGGAAGACGGCCGCGTGGTCGAGCAGGGCACCCACGCCGAGCTCTCGGCCCAGGGCGGGCTTTACGCCAAGCTGGCGCGGCTGCAGTTCGGGGTGGAAGCGGCTTAGTTGGCACGCCATTGACCCGGGTAATGCAGATCTCGAAGGTATAGTGAAGCTCTTGAGGAGTGGGACGTGATTGGTTTCCTGCATGCGATCAATCCGGCCAAGCCAATCAACACCGAGGAAGACGCGCGCGGGGCGGCTCGAGCCGGGGCGTGGGGCGCGTTCCTGATGGCGACGCCGGGTGCGATCGGGGCGCTCTGCTTGCTGTTTACGATCGACTCCTATCTGGCTAGGACGCGCGCCGCCATGATCGCCACATATGGCGCTGACGATCCCGTGCGCGAGAAAATGCTGCTGATGTTGACGCCACAGTTCGTCTATCTCACCGCAGGCGCCAGCTTGGTCTTCGCCTTGATCATCGGCATCTTGGGTGTGGTGCAGTGGAAGAAACCCAGCCTGACCGTCCCGTTGATCCTGGGGCTGTTCACGGCCTACGGCTTGGTGATGCTGTCGTTGAATCTGGCAAACCACGAGGTAATGACGGCGGCGACCAAGGCCATGGCGGCTCCGATGTGGCGCAACGTCTTGGCGGGCGTGGTTGACGTGATGTGCCTGGTGCTGTTCTGGGCCGGCTTCCGCGGTGGCAAGTGGCTCGACGATCTGCGCCGCAGGGCGGGTTAGGGTTTCGCCGCAGCCTTCGTCGCCGCCGGCAAGGCCGCCGCCCGGCCTTCCTCGCGGCGGATGACGTCGATGTGCTCCAGCTGCAGCTTGAGGGCCACGATGGCGTCGGTCTCGGGCATGCCCTGGCTTTCCGCCCAGGCGACGACGGCGGCCAGGGCCTCGCCGATCCGGCCCAGCTGCCGGCCGTAGCTGCCTACCTCGTTCATCACCCGGGTTTCGACATTGGGGGCCTTGGAGGTCCCTAGATTGATCGTGAACAGGCTGAAGTCGCCGAAGGTCCAGGACCACGGGTTGATGGTCTGGGTCAGCGTCTGAGGGGCCAGGGCGAGCTTGACGTCGGGCATGGCGAGCGCTCCGGGAGAGGGGAGCGGTCAGTATCAATCATGGAGGGTGTCCTGGCTTGGGACACTTTTGAGAAGGCGGGCCGTAATCCATGCCTCGCCCAACCTTTAGGCGCTTTCCCTCCCCCTCGTGGGGAGGGTGGCCCGCGCAGCGGGCCGGGTGGGGTCGGTGCAAGGCGCCTTTGCGACGGCGGCCCCACCCGTCGGCTTCGCCGCCACCCTCCCCATAAAGGGGAGGGAAGGGGCAGCTTACGCCGCCTCGCGCCCTTCCAGCCCGTCCAGGTCCACGCCCAGCCGCTGGCGCAGCTCCTCACGCCCCAGCGTGGTCAACCGCGCGGCGCGGCTGCCCGCGACGGTCTCGATCCAGCCCAGGGCGACCATGCGGCTCAGCAGGGTCACGCCCAGCGGGCCGGCCAGGTGGTGGCGACGTTCGGTCCAGTCCAGGCACTGGCGAGCAGCGCCGCGCTTGGAGCGCAGGTCGTCCAGATCCAGGCCCAGGTCCTCGAACCAGGCCCGGCCCCCGGCGCCGACCTCATAGAGCTTGCCGTCGACGGGGCGGAGAAACTCCCGGCGGACCAGGGCGTCGGTCACCGCCACGCCCAGCCGGCCGGCCAGGTGGCCGTAGCAGCAGCGGCCTTCGCGCAGGGCGCGGGCCTGGGGCGAACGCGGTTGCTCCAGAGAGCGGACCGGCGCGGCCAGCACGGCCAGGGCTTCCAGCACGTGGGCGACCTCGGCGTTGGCCAGGCGGAAGTAGCGATGGCGGCCCTCGCGCTCGACGCTGAGCAGGCCGCCGTCGACCAGCTTGGCCAGATGGTTGCTGGCCGCCTGGGCCGACAGTCCGGCCGCCCAGGCCAAGGCCCCGGCGGGATGGGCCCGGCCGTCCATCAGCGCCTGCAGCATGGCCGCCCGGCTAGGATCGCCGATCAGGGCGGCGAGGGAGGCGATGTTGGCTTCCATCAGCGCATTATAGGCGGCGAAAGTCGCGGATGCTTCACCCATCGCTGTAACATCCCGCGCCGAACCGGGCGAAGATCGCGGCATGACCAACGTCCGAGTCGCCGCTTCCGCCCGTCCCGCCGGCCTGCCGATGATCCTGCTGGCCGCCAGCTTCGGCTTCACGATCGTCCAGCTGGACGTGACCATCGTCAACGTGGCGCTGGACGCCATTGGTCGCGAGTTCGGGGCGCCGACCGCCAGCCTGCAATGGGTGGTCGACGCCTACACCCTGCTGCTGGCGGCGCTGCTGCTGTCGGCCGGGGCGCTGGGCGACCGGTTCGGACCGCGACGGGCTTTCCTGACGGGGCTGGTGCTGTTCGCCGTCTCGTCGGCCGCCTGCGGCCTGGCGCACAACGCCCTGCAACTGATCCTGTCGCGGGCCGTCCAGGGCGCGTCCGCCGCCCTGCTGGTGCCGCCGTCCCTGGCCCTGATCACCCACGCGGCGGCCGGCGACGACAAGGCCAGGGCCTGGGCGGTGGGCTGGTGGACGGCCGCCGGCGGGGTGTCGGTCGCGGCTGGCCCGGTGATCGGCGGCCTGCTGATCGGGGCGTTGAGCTGGCGCTGGGTGTTCCTGGTCAACCTGCCGCTCTGCCTGCTGGGCGTGATCCTGACCCTGGCCTTCGTGCCCGAGGCGCCGCCGCGCGAGAAGCGGCCGCTGGACCTGCCGGGCCAGGTCCTGGGCTTCGTCGCCCTGGCCGCCCTGGTCGGGGCGGTGATCGAGGGCGGCCATCGCGGCTGGAGCGACCCGCTGGTGGTGGGCGCACTGGTCGCCGGCTTCGCGGCGGCGGCGGCCTTCCTGGCGGTCGAGGTCCGCAGCCCGCATCCCGCCGTGCCGCTGGCGGTGTTTCGCGGCCGCATGGTGTGGTCGGCGGTGGTGATCGGGGTCAGCGTCAACTTCACCTACTACGGCGTGATCTTCGTGCTGGGCCTCTTCCTGCAGCGCGCGGCCGGCTACAGCGTGGTGCAGGCGGGCCTGGCCTTCCTGCCGCTGACCGCGACCTTCATCGTCTCCAACCTGCTGAGCGGCGGGATCGCCCATCGCTTCGGCCCGGCGCGGACCATGGCGGCCGGCGTGCTGGTGGCGGCGGTGGGCTACGCCCTGACCAGCCGGCTGACGGCCCACAGCCCCTTCTGGGCGATGATCCCTGGGTTCCTGCTGATCCCCCTGGGCATGGGCACGGCGGTGCCGGCCATGACCAGCGCCCTGCTGGCCAGCGTCGATCGCCACTTCTCGGGCACGGCCTCGGGCGTGCTGAACGCTTGCCGCCAGGCGGCCGGCGCGGCGGGGGTGGCGGTGATGGGCGCCTTGGTCGCGGGCGGACCCGAACAGATCGCGGCGGGCCTGCGAACCTCCGGCCTGATCGCCGCGATGGTGCTGCTGGGCGCGGCCTGGGTGGCGTGGCGTAGTGAAAGCGGTACGGCGAACTCTGTCGGATAGCCGACCGCAACTGAATGAAATGACGATCGTTTTCGCCCTCGGAGGCGGGAGCGAGCTGTTTTTCGTTGGACGAGAGTCCCACGTCTAGCGCCGTGGCTTGAAACCGCGCTTTTCCTGAGGTCTGCTGCACCTTGGCCGTTATCGCGGCCGGGAAGGAACACGGGCATGGTGGACACCCGTGATCAGGGGCTCGCCCCCGAGACGTTCGCGCCTGGCGACATGCGCGAGCGGATCGAGGCGTTCGACTGGGCGGCGACGCCGCTCGGACCGCGCGCGACCTGGTCGCCCAGCCTGACTTTCGCTGTCGACATGATCGTCGCCAGCCGGTTTCCCAGCGCCCTGCGCTGGGGACCCGAGCTGGTGCTGGTCTACAACGACGCCTACGCCCCCATGCTGGGCGAGCGCCATCCCCAGGTGCTGGGCAAGACCTTCGCCGAGGCCCCGCCGACCTCGGCCGCCGATTCCGAGGGGCCTGAACGGGCGATCCTGACCGGACGCAGCGGCGGTTCGGCCATCGAGGACCTGCCGCTGACCACCGTCCAGTCGGACGGCTCGACCACCGACGGCTATTTCACCATCCGCCTCAGCCCGATGCCCGACGCCACCGTGCCGTCCGGGGTGGGCGGGGTGTTGATCGCTCTGGCCGACGTCACGCGGCGGGTGCGGGCCGAGCAGGCCCTGCGCGCCAGCGAGGAGCGCTACCAACTGGCCCTGAAGGCGGCCAGCGGCGTGGGCACCTGGGACTGGGACATCCTCGCCGACAAGGTCTATGCCGACGCCCGCTACGCGACGTTCCACAATGTCGATCCGGCCCGGGCGGCCGCCGGCGCGCCACTGGCGGAATACCGTATCGCCCTGCATCCGGACGACCAGGCTCGACTGCTCAAATCCGGCCGCACCCACCTGAAGACCACCGGCGACTTCGACGAGGAGTACCGGCTGATCCAGGCCGACGGCTCGGTCCGCTGGGTGCAGACCCGTGGCCGGGTCGAGCGCGACGCCAAGGGCTGGGCGGTGCGCCATCGCGGGGTGATGGTCGACATCACCGAGCGCAAGCGCATCGAGCAGGCCCTGGAGGCGGCCGAGGCCGACATCCGTATCGCCGTCGACGCCGCCGGCCTGGGCCGCTGGGATCACTATCCCCAGACCGGCCGACGCTTCTGGGACAAGCGCTGCCGCGAGATCTACGGCCTGCCCGACGAGACGACGACCGAGAGCCCGCTCACCAGCCTGGAGCGGCTGATCCATCCCGACGATCTGCAGCCGACCATGGACGCCGTGCGCCGGGCCACGGATCCGGCCGGCGACAACATGCTCAACCGCGAATACCGCATCCGACGCGCCAACGACGGTGCTGTGCGCTGGGTCGAGACCTGCGGCCAGGCCTTCTTCGAGAACGGCCAGTGCGTGCGCTTCGTCGGCGTGGTCTCCGACGTCACCGAACGCAAGGAGGCCGAGGCCGACCAGATGCTGCGCGAGGCGACCATGGCCCTGGCCCTGGACGCCGGCAATGTCGGCACCTGGGACTATGACGTGCGCAAGCGC
The window above is part of the Caulobacter soli genome. Proteins encoded here:
- a CDS encoding YdcH family protein encodes the protein MNDDDASEDSDIALERRLAILREEHQDLGDAVIALEERPQPDMLQIARLKRRKLALKDEIVRLEDQLMPDIIA
- a CDS encoding NAD(P)H-quinone oxidoreductase; the protein is MSETMTAIAIEGGKGAADALRPETVARPRPGPGQILIRVRAAGVNRPDLLQRLGFYPPPPGAPTTLGLEVAGEVVAGSGRWKAGDKVCALLGGGGYAQYAVVDARHALPIPDGFDFAHAAALPETVFTVFANVFEHGALKPGETLLIHGATSGIGTTAIAMAKAHGARVITTGRGADKKAQALALGADIAVDAKTEDFAQIAKAAGGVDVVLDMVGASYFDKNLDALNTGGRIVYIAALAGPVLEAPVMKIMQKRAVITGSTLRPRPADEKARLAGEVERIVWPWIAAGKLKPLIDASFPLEDAAAAHAHLEAGEHVGKVVLLA
- a CDS encoding DUF1192 domain-containing protein; translated protein: MMEEPVEPRAFRGDALNATTHEDLDTYGVAELEERIEALEAEITRTRAQLSKKKAGRDAANALFGRLD
- a CDS encoding OsmC family protein, whose amino-acid sequence is MSKSHRYATTLTWTGNTGEGTATYRSYERAYEVAADGKPALLGSSDSSFRGDPARWNPEELLLASISSCHQLWYLHLCAVNGVVVTAYRDEAMAVMVEDETGGGRFESATLRPRVTIAAGSDPARAQALHHEANAKCFVANSLNFPVEHEASVEVEQ
- a CDS encoding TIGR02444 family protein encodes the protein MRLWQWALEVYARPSVAEACLSLQDGHGQNVPYLLWAAWRAHEGRPADAGEAARLVQRWEAEVGSPLRAVRRAIKPAWPGIDDDAREDFRNAVKDVELRGEKVLMESLEALSGEPGPALDLLDSLLEAVQAAGDPPRETTLRALSDALS
- a CDS encoding UbiX family flavin prenyltransferase, whose product is MSDPLSPPEKPRLVVGISGASGVVYGLRALDACRELGVESHLVLSKSTVLTLSQETGFSVGEVNEKADVVHRVGDIGAAIASGSYRTLGMIIAPCSVRTMSEIATGVTSSLLSRAADVTLKERRPLVLMVRETPLHLGHLRTLTKLAEMGAVIAPPLPAFYAKPRSIAEMVDQSVGRALDLFGLSWRPVKRWGEDIATITGEA
- the rpmE gene encoding 50S ribosomal protein L31; this translates as MKQDIHPDYHFITVTLTDGSNYQTRSTYGKEGATLALDIDPRVHPAWTGGNSQMLDRGGRVSRFNAKFAGFTAKK
- a CDS encoding YdcH family protein, whose protein sequence is MAIESRIRELGSRHENLDRTIQEETRRPVSDTSLLRELKRQKLRLKEEIEGLRARLH
- a CDS encoding DUF1013 domain-containing protein; this encodes MADILMPKATAVWLVENTSLTFEQIADFCGLHPLEVSGIADGEVARDIRGADPMGNGQLTREELDKAQANDAYRMKAQVSRHAELLKPQKKAPRYTPVSRRQDRPDAIAWFIRHHPEVTDAQISKLLGTTKSTIEQVRNRQHWNSANIKPVDPVTLGLVGQLELDALVKKAAEKKAKDDLKKGILPEDPTLRPASETSALPDDHEDEEAAIRKGRIEPKAEDVFGKSTYVADDEEDDED
- a CDS encoding DUF1465 family protein codes for the protein MTELNVAAAPWRAGVIQDFARSELFDRTFEEGMTLVEETAAYLDGAGRHDSKILSRNAALAYASESMRLTTRLMQVASWLLVQRAVKEGEMAAEAACADNYRLGLEAGEPAPVEDLPFGLVNLLQRSERLYERVRHLDKRMYVEAGEVEAPRPVQAHFDRLSAAFGAA